A single Cryptococcus deuterogattii R265 chromosome 2, complete sequence DNA region contains:
- a CDS encoding guanine nucleotide-binding protein subunit beta encodes MASDTPPRITLKVRRTLKGHLAKIYALHWAADRRHIVSASQDGKLIVWDAYTTNKVHAIPLRSSWVMTCAYAPSGNLVACGGLDNVCSIYALRGAGPGAQGGQVKVARELSAHSGYLSCCRFINDRQIVTSSGDMTCMLWDIEHGTRTMEFNDHTGDVMSISLAPNANIFVSGACDATAKVWDIRTGKAVQTFTGHESDINAVQFFPNGDAFATGSDDASCKLFDLRADRELNTYAHDNILCGITSVAFSISGRVLFAGYDDYNCNVWDTLKGERIGVLAGHENRISCMGVSGDGVALCTGSWDSLLKVWS; translated from the exons ATGGCAAGCGACACCCCTCCCCGCATCACACTCAAGGTCCGCAGAACCCTCAAGGGCCACCTCGCAAAGATCTACGCCCTCCACTGGGCAGCAGACAGGCGCCATATCGTCTCCGCATCCCAGGACGGCAAGCTCATCGTGTGGGACGCCTACACCACAAACAAGGTCCACGCCATCCCACTCCGCTCGTCGTGGGTCATGACCTGCGCGTATGCACCCTCCGGCAACCTCGTGGCCTGCGGCGGGCTCGATAACGTCTGCTCCATCTACGCCCTCAGAGGCGCAGGACCAGGCGCGCAAGGCGGACAGGTCAAGGTCGCCAGAGAGCTGAGCGCACACTCGGGGTACCTGAGCTGCTGCCGCTTCATCAACGACAGGCAGATCGTCACGTCGTCCGGCGACATGACGTGTATGCTTTGGGATATCGAGCACGGCACGCGGACCATGGAATTCAACGACCATACGGGGGATGTGATGAG TATCTCTCTAGCCCCGAATGCCAACATCTTTGTGTCTGGAGCATGTGATGCCACTGCCAAAGTATGGGACATTAGAACAGGCAAGGCCGTGCAGACGTTTACCGGCCACGAATCAGATATAAATGCCGTCCA GTTCTTCCCCAACGGCGATGCATTCGCCACTGGGTCGGACGATGCCTCGTGCAAGCTCTTTGATCTGCGTGCGGACCGTGAACTCAACACCTACGCCCACGACAATATCCTCTGCGGAATCACATCCGtcgccttctccatctcggGTCGTGTGCTTTTTGCCGGCTATGATGACTACAACTGCAACGTCTGGGATACACTCAAGGGTGAACGGATTGGCGTCCTCGCAGGCCATGAAAATAGAATCAGCTGCATGGGTGTGTCTGGAGACGGTGTCGCTCTGTGTACCGGTAGCTGGGATAGCTTGCTCAAG GTCTGGTCGTAA
- a CDS encoding transcription factor binding protein translates to MRQWASRQRVLWASNSSIRTPSPPLPLPFLPMSHRRRQSTASAATPRSAREHSALKSFRSTSIASASTRMDEDDDSGEYKHSALGRTYGLASAECKPQIMTRAQSTAVEVQWPEKRLGARRSRSVCYRWHRLEHHSSSYVRTVADSRTVGQRRNTRHRNPLPPSTGPLFPPLPPKQPKNGHKDGSMFKSPAKAVGDAAETLDGSEEEQGDLGGSMAAVDYEEAGEDDPVRESDPQPSGSNASLTPPPTSPAAHADVDVPPSAETPLLLHQNQEAEQDRDDTDQLKSVNGGENGGGDNDQPHEEQDMDEDDDWESYRRHRAVKGFAHKDENVKSEFGETERDDGDHPQDYAVDINGDKSHDQQQQHIQVFPPDTDEPEESNHPLPRTRSKPTPRGMSAISASNGNTPASASESDANFGRAGSRQGRKRRGEEQLLLDDHLLPAEIRRTAIAERAKKDAEKDEEQEADVEEGEEEGEEDDEEDDRLGEQEEDEEGKDITRCVCKREDIDVMMIQCDQCNVWQHGECMGIWGDEEAPDEYFCEECKPERHQALKKWLRSRGRNTLPFIPPTPEILERLHSARDPYPPSQSKRWTEYSTTEPLPPKLPARSHHKKQQQQQQQQQPQQPQKQDMSTSTTETGDGRRTRGRQSTTREKPPSSASAAGHGGAPSTSSRKDGRRGGRKQSMNGMESENESESSQNIGAGTSLSVKKRSTMNSRDAAYEEAVKAAMEASRKEMAPQEEGDVNPEAKDVEGKEKDRPRAGKRRRNEDEEFDEEEKEDEKDKPRKGKRRKEDETESDPTTSAGPSKPKHPNQYTYRPKPPSTVGAAASPSRRIGGTPGPTTTTHHEHGTRRAGALANAPVVFHPLSEEGASQLNWHLPDYLTQFGDVLPSDSPAALEVPAPRVMAYLPKNHFHNQRYGPFSEERDSTGRLILPADQQDREVVGHPTTQLEPPARVKFPAKRISAGDVKKRVRAVLEYVGKTQMDEGKRLKRAKTLGIIPVSTAAISWRERQRKERESEEGIGDDDVVMRGANEMEEDRPFPPELEIARDQPRSAHLMAELTEMLIGFQEAFSSNDFAVFGNGGTVGSVPPTPQIPDMSTIPPTPVLPSLPSDHPHGSSAGVISRSAEREVDGAEETTTEEVGAGKGLEVYRAGIVNKVVTINNTERDVVKKVEEITQA, encoded by the exons ATGCGGCAGTGGGCGAGCCGGCAAAGAGTGTTGTGGGCCAGcaactcttccatccgcactccatctcctccccttcccctccccttcctccccatgAGCCACAGAAGACGCCAGTCCACAGCATCCGCTGCAACTCCACGCTCAGCAAGAGAGCATTCCGCACTCAAGTCATTCAGGAGCACCTCCATCGCCAGTGCATCCACCAGAATggacgaagacgacgacAGTGGTGAGTACAAGCATAGCGCTCTGGGGAGAACATACGGTCTCGCTTCGGCAGAGTGTAAGCCGCAGATCATGACGAGGGCACAGAGCACAGCTGTAGAGGTGCAGTGGCCGGAGAAGCGTCTCGGTGccaggaggagcaggagcgTTTGCTATAGGTGGCATCGTTTGGAGCATCACTCGTCGTCGTATGTACGAACAGTAGCTGACAGTCGTACAGTTGGGCAACGTAGGAATACCCGTCACCGGAATCCATTGCCACCAAGCACAGGtcctctcttcccgccTTTACCGCCCAAACAACCGAAAAACGGCCACAAAGACGGATCTATGTTCAAGTCACCCGCAAAAGCTGTTGGCGATGCCGCAGAGACTCTAGATGGCtctgaagaggaacaagGGGATTTGGGCGGCTCGATGGCAGCGGTGGACTACGAAGAAGCGGGCGAAGATGATCCAGTACGAGAGAGCGATCCCCAGCCCAGCGGCTCAAACGCTAGCCTTACACCTCCTCCGACAAGTCCAGCAGCTCATGCGGACGTCGATGTACCGCCAAGCGCTGAAACGCCATTATTATTACATCAGAACCAGGAGGCTGAGCAAGACCGAGACGATACAGATCAGCTCAAATCCGTTAATGGCGGCGAAAATGGCGGCGGTGATAACGACCAACCCCACGAAGAACAagatatggatgaagatgatgactgGGAATCATATAGACGGCATCGCGCAGTAAAAGGTTTTGCGCACAAAGATGAAAACGTCAAATCAGAGTTTGGCGAAACGGAGCGCGACGACGGAGACCATCCACAGGACTATGCTGTAGATATCAACGGTGACAAATCGCACgatcagcaacagcagcacATCCAAGTCTTTCCTCCTGATACCGACGAACCTGAAGAGTCCAATCACCCACTTCCTCGCACCCGCTCGAAACCTACCCCACGCGGCATGTCCGCCATCTCCGCCTCAAATGGCAATACCCCAGCTTCAGCATCTGAATCCGACGCCAACTTTGGTCGTGCTGGCTCGCGGcagggaaggaagaggagaggtgaagagCAGTTGCTGCTtgatgatcatcttcttcctgcgGAAATACGGCGTACGGCGATTGCGGAGCGTGCCAAAAAAGATgcagagaaagatgaagagcaggaagcagatgtagaagaaggagaagaggaaggggaggaagacgacgaggaggatgatcgATTGGgggaacaagaagaagatgaggaaggaaaggatatCACTCGTTGTGTCTGCAAACGTGAAG ATATTGATGTGATGATGATTCAATGTGATCAGTGCAACGTTTGGCAGCATGGAGAATGTATGGGTATATGGGGCGACGAAGAGGCTCCAGACG AATATTTTTGTGAAGAATGTAAACCCGAACGCCATCAGGCTCTGAAAAAATGGCTACGTTCTCGAGGACGTAATAC TTTGCCATTTATTCCACCCACTCCAGAGATCCTCGAACGTCTTCATTCGGCCAGGGATCCGTACCCTCCGAGTCAATCCAAAAGATGGACGGAATATTCTACTACCGAACCTCTGCCGCCGAAATTACCTGCAAGATCCCATCAtaagaagcagcagcagcagcagcagcagcaacagccgCAACAACCGCAGAAACAAGACATGTCGACCAGTACAACGGAGACGGGTGACGGGCGAAGGACAAGAGGGAGACAGTCAACAACTAGGGAGAAGCCTCCAAGTTCGGCTAGCGCAGCTGGCCATGGAGGTGCTCCGTCGACTTCCAGCAGAAAAGACGGTAGGAGGGGAGGACGGAAACAATCAATgaatggaatggagagCGAGAACGAGTCGGAATCTTCTCAAAACATAGGGGCGGGAACTAGTCTTTcggtcaagaagaggagcacCATGAATTCGAGGGATGCCGCGTATGAAGAGGCCGTCAAAGCGGCAATGGAGGCAAGCCGGAAGGAGATGGCCCctcaagaggaaggagacgTCAACCCCGAGGCAAAGGATGtagagggcaaggaaaaggatcGGCCCAGagctgggaagagaagaaggaacgaggacgaagaatttgatgaagaagaaaaggaagatgaaaaagataagcccaggaagggaaagagaaggaaagaggatgagactG AATCTGATCCTACTACATCTGCTGGGCCTTCAAAACCCAAACACCCGAATCAATATACCTATCGTCCCAAACCTCCCTCAACGGTCGGTGCTGCcgcctctccttctcgtcgAATAGGTGGCACACCAGGACCCACAACTACAACACATCACGAGCATGGTACACGCCGCGCTGGAGCTTTAGCCAATGCGCCGGTGGTTTTCCATCCACTGTCAGAGGAAGGCGCCAGTCAGCTGAATTGGCACTTACCTGACTACTTGACACAGTTTGGTGACGTGCTACCCAGCGACAGTCCTGCAGCTTTAGAAGTGCCTGCTCCGAGGGTCATGGCGTACCTGCCAAAAAATCATTTTCACAACCAGCGATATGGTCCGTTCTCCGAGGAACGGGATTCTACCGGCAGGCTGATCCTTCCAGCTGATCAACAGGACCGAGAAGTAGTCGGTCATCCTACTACACAGCTCGAGCCCCCAGCACGCGTCAAATTTCCGGCCAAACGCATTTCAGCGGGAGACGTGAAGAAGCGAGTGAGAGCAGTGTTGGAATATGTCGGTAAAACGCAGATGGACGAGGGAAAGAGGTtaaaaagggcaaagacaTTGGGTATCATTCCAGTGTCAACGGCGGCTATCAGTTGGAGGGAAAGACAacggaaggaaagagaaagcgAGGAAGGCATTGGGGATGACGATGTGGTTATGCGCGGAGCGAacgagatggaggaggacagACCTTTCCCACCAGAGTTGGAAATAGCAAGAGACCAACCTCGTTCCGCCCATCTAATGGCAGAGCTCACAGAAATGCTTATTGGCTTTCAAGAAGCATTCTCAAGCAATGACTTTGCCGTATTCGGAAATGGTGGCACTGTTGGCTCCGTTCCACCTACTCCCCAAATACCCGACATGTCAACCATCCCTCCTACGCCCGTTCTACCCTCACTTCCTTCAGATCACCCTCATGGTTCATCTGCAGGCGTGATATCGCGGTCGGCTGAACGCGAAGTCGATGGCGCAGAAGAGACCACAACGGAGGAAGTAGGAGCAGGTAAGGGCTTGGAGGTGTACAGAGCGGGGATCGTCAATAAGGTCGTCACAATCAACAACACTGAGCGAGACGTGGtgaaaaaggtggaggaaatCACTCAGGCATGA
- a CDS encoding myosin I binding protein, whose amino-acid sequence MSYPYLARTTLKYKSPHATDLSFAKGDTIRVTGPSPEDEDWLVGETLDGSQAGGFPKDFVEVIDEGSAEATENESKTVEETAQEPQPVTQDSSKQSEPPNVFSETDSKAEEVPSELNIGASEPPAPAPKAEEATSEPSVGPSEAPAAPAPAPAPAPAPAPAPAPAPAPAPAPAPAPASVSTSQSESHDDDAPRPQSMKDRLAFFTAAQNKPSPPPPVKPKPAAGGLTWSQRQKLRQEQEAKEKESTVAASPTTSAPIASSGPSIPESKQRDDAENKEEQGTAMSAADALSSISKGGSLKERMAALQGVGAFGGAEKKPAPPAPTGKVWKRPTVQEKETEPEGDVEAENQSPETGLSHKPLPSSEEAREPESDTKDEVAKEEETEEEQEKARRAAIAARMAKLGARGPMGMMPPAKPVKKPTRETGITAEDKSSTSAGFTSETAEDDTDQITEAPGVDSKPSTSPKPGSVSAPTDVPVTTPPQSIPISAMPRRTAGPRRRTHTSSANPSSEDVSTPAETHPVPLPSTEASVNQDAAAPAKAEAEPDDRLETINSEGYPVPPKQRMIYDEEAPLPKTEEQIKQEKESEERGRGIGGLEGARAAGIAVGKIREAPEELAGHQDEPQGSLEDVTHVDEPVADSGTSQDMSRGIDTAMTDLGSGDSKAGVEEQSVQGGGDREDETSVTQGEDLKASEFTPPAHVAESDTSGDKVGPMGTGTAPLTIAADVGSPIGEEASSRGETTVTMEEKLLHELENNNSQNAREEPALEPHVSDSETSKEDEETAPPPPPRRLVDTKPEGDYPRPSVRSPVSAHDTAPDVPSRSLTGFSTESNPTDAQGQPQVAPSSPPPSPPGAAQLGEENLKEDTSESVGHEASEARSEGGDAVVGQEGEETRVPPPPPRIRKAASPVELGGESSPTSEEEPAAFVAPIENETKGKPPSETTSPRGAEETGVSKEDEEDAARRSGIAARMAKLGGIKFGIPPPHPMKTHSVDTAGSDSMPSRSENLSPVENELPPPPSMGVEAEQQPEGDQGKEISSEEETPEQEAARRRATLARLRAGGALGFGMFNQPSQMEAAGDVGQKDEAPQEAKDADTKSDEEEEEEEEEEERGSVEGREGPPPPPLPSGRRGQGMPAFANRDVGTEEEEATEEQVGQGDQSQDEEDLAPPPPPPPARPVINTMYGEGDAPPPPAAASPPPPRSAAVPLSPVDPNGISRPLVSEREGQERSDTYETTTTAASSTTDNNRRLPPVPSTFSPPPRQQGVAEETEDDNPLPPPPPPPPRAAGHRGSVHEPERGASISGASMPGAARQASLEQPRSPRASAAPPPPSQMRMSPEPYTAGGSGPFAVPAAAAAPSSQTMIPNPNPKQFSGDSQETPSVPLGRYVSASRQGTTKPGYDQLKEASVNYGQGVVRVARGIFAQGKKGFYGDGSASGFVSVVMDNAGVPRPSDNAWGQVIFEQEAGSILRRYDEPRPGDIAAFYDAKLKGKKGLHTYSQHVGSVEEPLVGVISEFEDRKHKLRVLQVERGVPDEVSYRCEDLKGGKVVVFRAGM is encoded by the exons ATGTCTTACCCATACCTCGCAAGAACAAC CCTTAAATACAAGTCGCCACATGCTACCGACCTCTCCTTTGCAAAAGGCGACAC AATTCGGGTGACCGGACCATCTcccgaggatgaagattggCTCGTGGGCGAGACCCTGGATGGCTCCCAGGCTGGTGGTTTCCCAAAG GATTTTGTGGAGGTCATTGATGAAGGTTCAGCTGAAGCAACCGAAAACGAATCCAAGACAGTGGAAGAAACTGCACAAGAGCCTCAACCAGTCACTCAGGATTCATCAAAGCAATCAGAACCCCCTAATGTTTTTTCAGAGACTGATTCCAAAGCTGAAGAAGTTCCTTCTGAACTCAACATAGGGGCGTCCGAGCcacctgctcctgctcctaAAGCTGAAGAGGCCACTTCTGAACCCAGTGTAGGGCCGTCCGAGgctcctgctgctcctgctcctgctcctgctcctgctcctgctcctgctcctgctcctgctcctgctcctgctcctgctcctgctcctgctcctgctcctgcttcAGTCTCTACTTCCCAATCAGAAAGTCACGACGATGATGCTCCTCGTCCACAAAGTATGAAAGATCGATTGGCCTTTTTTACTGCAGCCCAGAATAAAccttctccccctcctcctgtcAAGCCAAAACCCGCTGCTGGGGGACTCACTTGGAGCCAGAGACAAAAACTTAGGCAGgaacaagaagcaaaagagaaggagagtaCCGTTGCGGCAAGCCCGACAACTTCTGCTCCTATCGCGTCTTCTGGGCCGTCGATTCCCGAATCCAAGCAGAGGGACGATGCGGaaaacaaagaagagcagggaACAGCCATGTCAGCTGCTGACGCTTTGAGCTCGATATCCAAAGGGGGTTCATTGAAAGAACGTATGGCGGCTCTTCAAGGAGTCGGCGCCTTTGGTGGGGCAGAGAAAAAGCCTGCGCCTCCTGCGCCTACAGGTAAAGTTTGGAAACGTCCTACTGTtcaggaaaaggaaacgGAGCCCGAAGGCGATGTGGAAGCCGAAAACCAGAGTCCCGAAACGGGATTGAGCCATAAACCCTTACCTAGTTCAGAGGAGGCTCGTGAACCTGAATCAGACACCAAGGACGAGGTtgcaaaagaggaagaaacggaggaagagcaggaaaaAGCTCGAAGAGCTGCTATTGCAGCGAGGATGGCAAAGCTTGGGGCAAGAGGACCTATGGGAATGATGCCGCCTGCCAAACCAGTTAAGAAACCCACGCGCGAGACCGGTATAACTGCGGAAGACAAAAGTTCGACCTCTGCTGGTTTCACCTCGGAAACCGCCGAGGATGATACCGACCAAATCACTGAAGCTCCTGGGGTAGATTCGAAGCCTTCTACTTCACCCAAACCGGGGTCTGTATCAGCGCCCACTGATGTTCCAGTTACGACTCCTCCACAGTCTATTCCGATCTCCGCTATGCCACGCCGTACTGCAGGCCCTCGCCGCCGTACGCACACATCTTCCGCGAATCCATCTTCGGAGGATGTTTCCACACCAGCAGAGACTCATCCTGTTCCACTGCCTTCGACAGAGGCTTCCGTCAATCAAGATGCTGCAGCTCCTGCCAAGGCCGAGGCAGAACCAGATGACCGGCTTGAAACCATTAATTCGGAAGGCTACCCAGTACCACCTAAACAGAGGATGATAtatgatgaggaggctCCGTTGCCGAAGACGGAGGAACAGATTaagcaagagaaagagtctgaggagagagggagaggcaTAGGAGGACTTGAGGGCGCTCGAGCTGCAGGTATAGCTGTTGGCAAGATTCGTGAGGCACCTGAAGAGCTGGCAGGACATCAAGATGAGCCACAAGGGTCTCTGGAAGATGTGACGCATGTGGACGAGCCGGTGGCTGATTCCGGTACAAGCCAGGACATGTCACGTGGCATAGATACGGCCATGACTGATTTGGGCTCTGGTGATAGCAAGGCAGGCGTCGAGGAGCAATCGGTCCAAGGGGGCGGTGAtagggaagatgagacgTCTGTTACCCAGGGCGAGGATCTCAAAGCCAGTGAATTCACGCCGCCTGCCCACGTTGCTGAGAGTGATACTTCTGGCGATAAAGTCGGTCCAATGGGCACGGGCACTGCCCCCCTCACTATTGCGGCAGATGTTGGATCGCCTATTGGAGAGGAGGCGTCATCCCGGGGAGAAACGACGGTAAcgatggaagaaaaactTCTTCATGAGCTGGAAAATAACAATTCGCAAAATGCTCGTGAAGAACCTGCCCTTGAACCCCATGTCTCTGATTCCGAGACCTCTaaagaggacgaggaaactgcacctccaccacccccGAGACGTTTGGTTGATACAAAACCAGAGGGAGACTACCCTCGTCCATCTGTCCGGTCACCTGTATCTGCACATGATACTGCACCAGACGTGCCATCTCGAAGTTTGACCGGTTTCAGTACTGAATCTAACCCAACTGATGCCCAAGGTCAACCGCAAGTtgccccttcctctcctcctccttctccacctgGCGCTGCACAgctgggagaagagaatctCAAAGAAGACACAAGCGAAAGTGTTGGGCACGAAGCGAGTGAAGCGAGGTCTGAAGGTGGGGATGCAGTGGtaggacaagaaggagaggaaacaAGAGtcccaccaccgccacccAGGATTAGGAAAGCTGCTTCCCCTGTAGAGCTTGGCGGGGAATCATCACCGACGTCTGAGGAAGAACCTGCTGCATTCGTTGCCCCTATCGAAAACGAAACGAAAGGAAAACCCCCCTCGGAGACCACCTCGCCACGGGGGGCCGAGGAGACTGGTGTTTCtaaagaagacgaggaggatgcggCTCGCCGATCTGGGATCGCTGCGCGAATGGCGAAACTGGGTGGGATCAAATTCGGGATCccgcctcctcatcctATGAAGACGCACTCTGTCGATACGGCTGGTTCGGATTCTATGCCTAGTCGGTCTGAAAATCTATCGCCGGTTGAAAACGAacttccccctcccccttctATGGGTGTTGAGGCCGAGCAGCAGCCAGAGGGGGATCAGGGTAAAGAAATTAGCtctgaagaggagacgCCGGAGCAGGAAGCTGCGAGGCGAAGAGCGACGCTAGCTAGGTTGAGAGCCGGTGGTGCATTAGGTTTTGGAATGTTTAATCAGCCTTCACAAATGGAGGCGGCGGGAGATGTGGGACAGAAGGATGAAGCTCCACAAGAGGCCAAAGATGCGGACACCAAAtcggatgaagaagaagaagaagaagaagaagaggaggaacgGGGATCGGTCGAAGGACGTGAGggcccaccaccaccacctttgCCTTCAGGCCGCCGCGGTCAAGGCATGCCGGCATTTGCGAATAGAGATGTCGGtacagaggaagaggaagcgaCAGAAGAGCAAGTGGGACAGGGTGACCAATcgcaagatgaggaggatctTGCtccgccgccgcctcctcctccagctaGACCGGTGATCAATACAATGTATGGAGAAGGCGATGCGCCTCCGCCACCTGCAGccgcttctcctcctccaccaagATCGGCAGCGGTTCCTCTCTCGCCTGTCGACCCGAATGGAATATCGCGCCCACTTGTCtcggagagagaaggacaagagaGATCTGATACCTACGAGACTACTACTACTGCTGCATCGTCTACTACGGATAATAACCGTCGGCTCCCGCCCGTCCCTTCTAcattttctcctcctcctcgccaaCAGGGCGTGGCTGAAGAgactgaagatgataatccacttccaccccctcctcctcctcctccaaggGCTGCAGGTCACCGCGGGAGCGTTCATGAACCCGAAAGGGGAGCGAGTATATCGGGGGCGAGCATGCCTGGCGCGGCGCGGCAGGCATCTTTGGAGCAACCCAGATCCCCAAGGGCATCGgccgctcctcctcctccatcgcAGATGCGCATGAGCCCAGAGCCGTATACAGCCGGTGGTAGTGGACCTTTTGCCGTGcccgccgccgccgcgGCACCCAGCTCACAGACGATGATCCCGAACCCGAACCCAAAGCAATTCTCGGGAGACAGCCAGGAAACGCCCTCGGTCCCGCTTGGTCGATACGTTTCCGCATCGAGGCAAGGGACGACGAAGCCTGGGTATGATCAGTTGAAAGAGGCATCTGTGAACTATGGTCAGGGGGTGGTAAGAGTCGCCCGGGGGATTTTCGCACAGGGCAAAAAGGGATTCTACGGG GACGGGAGTGCTTCTGGTTTTGTCTCGGTCGTCATGGATAATGCCGGGGTACCGCGACCGTCGGATAACGCTTGGGGCCAAGTCATCTTTGAGCAAGAGGCGGGGTCGATTCTTCGACGATACGACGAG CCGCGACCGGGAGACATTGCGGCGTTTTATGATGCGAAATtaaagggcaagaagggcCTGCACACGTACTCGCAGCATGTGGGTTCGGTGGAAGAGCCGCTTGTTGGCGTGATCAGCGAGTTTGAGGACCGTAAGCACAAGTTGCGGGTGTTGCAGGTGGAGAGGGGTGTACCGGATGAAGTGAGCTATAGGTGTGAGGATCTGAAAGGCGGAAAGGTTGTG GTTTTCCGAGCTGGGATGTGA